From Brassica oleracea var. oleracea cultivar TO1000 chromosome C3, BOL, whole genome shotgun sequence, a single genomic window includes:
- the LOC106330850 gene encoding uncharacterized protein LOC106330850 yields the protein MVQTLVHTNQGSSEENVGRNNNLFGHEQEIPREENFPPYRTVRGRQEIGDSDSSGQGPRPGRRNNPIKPEVHDQPQQGVGMEHTLMMLHDVIVRSLQQPQVQPQPLMPSQPTVATPMLPLITAMKNMKTPHFEGGTDPFQADQWLRTMEKNFETLTSSEESKKKMAVYYLDKDAAEWWESRDRQVGHLVTTWVAFKQEFERKYFTPESKRRLQRQFANLVQGDKTVREYESEFMRLRRHVLRGQDDEETMISNFLFGLKPELENRLAVGNYESLTELVEKVVNVEIGLEAEKAASKKFKQHQEGKYGGNQRSFNGKDKEKESGGPTRRSLFTGKCFNCGKTGHKSSECFGTKPGSFQSNSYNPTCFTWGKKGHVSTQCSVNRPIPATPITVHPPPAPHAIAPTPKRQAIGGRVYALELDDPKPPGPSTGPITGTLHVAGSPTHVLFDSGATHSFATPEVAVKFVGSFVIDRMDVAVILGMDWLSGYRAQLDWEKSRILFKENGQWQIVFYGISPSKYVSLVAALRVEDLLKDGEAYLSYLHRMTPAELAELKKQLENLMEKDFIRPSSSPWGAPVLFVKKKDGSMRLCIDYRGINNITIKDKYPLQDRRVVGSAKGSNNAFWLTNAPPATFMRLMNEVFHDYLGKFVIIFIDDILIYSKTEVEHKAHLKLVLELLRNQKLYAKFSKCSFWKREIGFLGHRVSGEGVSVDSEKVKAIEEWQRPSTVIEVRSFLGLAGHYRKFVKKFSSIAKPLTKLTGKGVSFIWGKETEEAFQRLKKALTTTPVLALPEQGKPYTVYADASRVGLGCVLMQEGKVIAYASRQLRKHEENYPTHDLEMAAVVFALRIWRSYLHGEVVEVFRDHKSLKYLFTQPDLNLRQRRWMEFVADYDLKIQYHSDKANVVADALSRRKLTSDVGKEVEALLNELKLMTLWAIEGEPCEPLGMHAVNQAGLLARIRQEQQRDEKLKRIIEEVKSQEGPNPSGYHMAPDGTLLLNGMISVPQGEGLRHEILKSAHHSSLSIHPGSTKMYRDIRRLAKVAHLLPMKETDKVEVLAEMYVDQIRKVVRACSCLIVVRLTDRCLKWFEGVTCTVSTPQDVALADANSGISMFDKILGLVENISCFVFFHCNEASFIFGKEGAWQMAAKKDLKLIGEIPLEMKIREGSDEGVRVVVSSPGSVVSKAYEDLAQNVVNRLKELRDNPENEIQMKLNVLHSS from the exons ATGGTGCAAACACTGGTGCACACCAACCAAGGATCCAGTGAAGAAAATGTAGGAAGAAACAACAATCTGTTTGGACATGAACAAGAAATACCACGAGAAGAAAACTTTCCACCATACCGTACTGTAAGGGGAAGACAAGAAATAGGTGATAGCGATTCAAGTGGCCAAGGACCTAGACCAGGGAGGCGGAACAACCCGATTAAACCAGAGGTTCATGATCAACCACAACAAGGAGTAGGAATGGAGCACACTCTGATGATGCTTCATGATGTGATAGTGAGGTCACTGCAACAACCTCAGGTGCAACCTCAGCCACTTATGCCATCACAACCTACAGTGGCTACACCGATGTTACCGTTGATAACTGCCATGAAGAATATGAAGACACCACATTTTGAAGGCGGGACAGATCCATTTCAAGCCGACCAGTGGCTTCGAACTATGGAGAAAAACTTTGAGACCCTGACGAGTTCTGAAGAGTCTAAGAAAAAAATGGCAGTATATTACTTAGACAAAGACGCAGCAGAATGGTGGGAGAGTAGGGATCGCCAAGTGGGACATCTGGTCACCACTTGGGTGGCATTCAAACAAGAATTTGAACGCAAGTACTTCACTCCTGAATCCAAGCGAAGGCTTCAACGCCAGTTTGCAAACTTGGTACAAGGAGATAAGACGGTTAGAGAATATGAATCTGAATTTATGCGACTGCGACGACACGTGCTACGAGGACAAGATGATGAGGAGACCATGATATCCAACTTTCTGTTTGGTCTAAAACCAGAGTTGGAAAATAGACTGGCAGTCGGGAACTACGAGAGTCTCACCGAGCTAGTGGAAAAGGTTGTGAATGTGGAGATCGGATTGGAAGCTGAGAAGGCGGCAAGTAAGAAATTCAAGCAGCATCAAGAAGGTAAGTATGGTGGAAACCAAAGATCTTTTAATGGTAAAGATAAAGAAAAGGAATCGGGAGGGCCAACTCGACGATCTCTGTTCACAGGAAAATGCTTTAACTGTGGCAAGACAGGCCATAAGTCAAGTGAATGCTTCGGGACGAAACCTGGATCCTTTCAGTCAAACTCCTACAATCCTACATGTTTCACGTGGGGAAAGAAAGGTCACGTCTCTACCCAGTGCAGCGTCAACCGTCCTATCCCAGCTACGCCAATCACTGTCCATCCTCCTCCAGCTCCACATGCAATCGCACCAACGCCAAAAAGGCAAGCTATAGGAGGTAGAGTTTACGCTTTAGAACTAGATGATCCTAAACCTCCAGGCCCATCTACGGGTCCCATCACAG GAACTTTACATGTTGCGGGGAGTCCCACACATGTATTGTTCGACTCCGGGGCAACACATAGTTTTGCGACCCCTGAAGTAGCTGTCAAGTTTGTGGGTTCATTTGTGATTGACAGGATGGATGTGGCT GTTATTCTGGGCATGGATTGGTTATCAGGGTATCGGGCTCAATTAGATTGGGAAAAAAGTCGTATTTTGTTCAAGGAGAACGGGCAATGGCAAATAGTGTTCTATGGGATCAGTCCAAGCAAGTATGTGTCTTTAGTAGCTGCCTTGAGAGTGGAAGATTTGCTCAAGGATGGAGAAGCGTATCTG AGTTACCTCCACCGCATGACACCAGCAGAGTTAGCAGAGTTGAAGAAACAACTTGAAAATTTAATGGAGAAAGATTTCATAAGACCTAGCTCTTCACCATGGGGAGCTCCGGTCTTATTTGTCAAGAAGAAGGATGGTAGCATGCGACTTTGCATTGATTATCGAGGAATAAACAATATCACCATCAAAGATAAGTATCCTCTTCAGGATAGACGAGTTGTTGGATCAGCTAAGGGGAGCAA TAATGCCTTTTGGCTTACTAACGCACCGCCGGCGACCTTCATGAGATTGATGAATGAAGTCTTCCACGATTATCTCGGCAAGTTCGTGATAATCTTCATCGATGACATTTTAATATATTCCAAGACAGAGGTCGAGCACAAAGCACACTTGAAGCTAGTGTTGGAACTGTTAAGAAACCAAAAGCTGTATGCCAAGTTCAGCAAGTGTTCTTTCTGGAAAAGAGAGATCGGGTTCTTGGGGCACCGTGTGTCTGGAGAAGGAGTTTCCGTAGATTCAGAAAAGGTGAAAGCCATCGAGGAATGGCAAAGACCATCAACGGTAATTGAGGTAAGAAGTTTCCTCGGGTTAGCCGGGCATTATCGAAAGTTCGTCAAGAAATTTTCATCGATCGCTAAGCCCCTGACAAAGTTGACTGGAAAAGGAGTTTCGTTCATCTGGGGAAAAGAAACAGAGGAAGCATTTCAGAGACTGAAGAAAGCTTTGACCACAACACCGGTATTGGCATTACCTGAACAAGGTAAACCTTACACTGTGTACGCAGATGCTTCTAGGGTTGGGTTGGGGTGTGTGTTGATGCAGGAAGGCAAAGTAATTGCTTATGCATCAAGGCAACTCAGAAAACATGAAGAGAACTACCCAACACACGATTTAGAAATGGCGGCAGTGGTTTTTGCGTTAAGGATTTGGCGATCTTACTTACATGGAGAAGTCGTGGAAGTATTCAGAGATCATAAGAGTCTCAAGTACTTGTTCACACAGCCTGATTTGAACCTCCGACAAAGGCGATGGATGGAGTTTGTGGCGGATTACGACCTGAAGATTCAATATCATTCAGACAAAGCTAATGTAGTCGCAGATGCATTAAGTCGTAGAAAGTTGACGTCCGATGTTGGAAAGGAAGTGGAAGCGTTATTGAATGAACTTAAGTTGATGACTTTATGGGCAATTGAAGGAGAGCCATGTGAGCCATTAGGCATGCATGCAGTAAACCAGGCTGGTTTACTCGCACGGATCAGACAGGAGCAACAACGTGATGAAAAGTTAAAGAGAATTATTGAGGAAGTCAAGAGTCAAGAAGGTCCAAACCCAAGTGGATATCATATGGCGCCAGATGGTACACTCTTACTTAATGGGATGATTTCAGTACCACAAGGAGAAGGGCTACGACATGAGATTTTGAAGTCGGCGCATCATTCGTCACTCAGTATCCACCCCGGGAGTACGAAAATGTATCGAGATATCCGAAG ACTGGCGAAGGTGGCGCACTTGTTACCTATGAAGGAAACCGATAAGGTAGAAGTATTGGCAGAGATGTATGTGGACCAAATT AGGAAGGTCGTTCGGGCATGTTCTTGTTTGATTGTTGTCCGGCTGACTGACCGATGTCTAAAATGGTTCGAGGGTGTTACATGTACGGTGTCCACTCCACAAGATGTGGCGCTTGCGGATGCTAATAGTGGAATCTCCATGTTCGACAAA ATCTTGGGACTTGTGGAGAACATTAGTTGCTTCGTTTTTTTCCACTGTAACGAAGCTTCTTTCATATTTGGGAAAGAAGGGGCATGGCAGATGGCTGCAAAGAAGGACTTGAAACTCATCGGTGAG ATTCCACTGGAAATGAAGATTAGAGAAGGGTCTGATGAAGGTGTTCGTGTGGTTGTTTCTTCTCCTGGTTCTGTAGTATCAAAAGCTTATGAAGATCTAGCTCAAAACGTGGTGAATAGGCTCAAGGAGCTACGTGATAATCCTGAGAATGAGATTCAGATGAAACTTAACGTTTTACACTCATCATAG